The Misgurnus anguillicaudatus chromosome 15, ASM2758022v2, whole genome shotgun sequence genome has a window encoding:
- the fzd9b gene encoding frizzled-9b, with protein sequence MGPLIILLSLWCQLVIAAYSLEMSSYDLERGRPAKCEPITIPMCLGIGYNLTRMPNFMGHDSQTEAADKLKEFSTLVEYGCDVHLRFFLCSLFAPMCADQVSTSIHACRPMCEQARQKCSPIMKKFNYAWPDSLNCSKLPTKNDPNALCMEAPENDTKTETKKGEGMLPVPHRPRQQGTVSGRPGVVGVCENPEKFQYVEKSETCAPRCSSAVDVFWSRQDKDFAFIWMAVWSTLCFVSTAFTVLTFLLDPHRFQYPERPIIFLSMCYNVYSVAFIIRSVAGAENIACDRENGELYIIQEGLESTGCTIVFLILYYFGMASSIWWVILTITWFLAAGKKWGHEAIESHSSYFHMAAWGIPALKTIVILTMRKVAGDELTGLCYVGSMDVGALTGFVLIPLSCYLVIGTSFILTGFVALFHIRKVMKIEGTNTEKLEKLMVKIGIYSILYTVPATCVIICYFYERLNMDYWKFRGLQSKCTTFPGRRNEDCSLESSVPTVAVFMLKIFMSLVVGITSGVWVWSSKTLQTWQGLCSRKLTDRTCRKHCSGSCSTSHCHYKAPAVILHMSKTDPYSDSPTHV encoded by the coding sequence ATGGGACCTCTTATAATTTTGCTTTCTCTATGGTGTCAGCTGGTTATAGCTGCCTACAGCCTTGAAATGAGCTCTTATGACCTGGAGAGAGGGAGACCAGCTAAATGTGAGCCTATTACCATCCCCATGTGTCTAGGCATTGGGTACAACCTCACGCGGATGCCCAACTTTATGGGCCATGATAGTCAGACGGAGGCTGCGGATAAACTCAAAGAATTCTCCACGCTGGTGGAGTACGGCTGTGATGTACACTTGAGATTTTTCCTCTGCTCCCTTTTTGCCCCCATGTGTGCGGACCAAGTGTCCACTTCCATTCATGCATGTCGTCCGATGTGCGAACAGGCACGTCAGAAGTGCTCGCCTATAATGAAGAAGTTTAATTACGCCTGGCCGGATTCGTTGAACTGTTCGAAACTGCCCACCAAAAACGACCCCAACGCCCTGTGCATGGAAGCGCCGGAAAACGATACCAAAACCGAGACCAAGAAAGGAGAAGGTATGTTGCCCGTGCCACACAGACCCAGGCAGCAAGGCACGGTGAGCGGACGCCCTGGGGTCGTAGGAGTTTGCGAGAACCCAGAAAAGTTCCAGTACGTGGAAAAAAGTGAGACGTGTGCTCCACGCTGCTCGTCTGCTGTGGACGTGTTCTGGTCCAGACAGGATAAGGACTTTGCATTCATCTGGATGGCGGTTTGGTCGACTTTGTGCTTCGTATCCACAGCTTTCACGGTCCTCACCTTTCTTCTTGACCCTCATCGCTTTCAGTACCCAGAGCGGCCCATCATCTTCCTCTCCATGTGCTATAATGTCTACTCTGTCGCTTTTATCATTCGGTCCGTCGCTGGGGCGGAGAACATTGCGTGTGACCGTGAAAATGGGGAGTTGTACATCATCCAAGAAGGCCTGGAGAGTACAGGTTGTACCATAGTCTTCCTCATACTCTATTATTTTGGCATGGCAAGCTCTATCTGGTGGGTTATCCTCACCATCACCTGGTTTCTGGCCGCTGGTAAGAAATGGGGTCACGAGGCTATCGAATCGCACAGCAGTTACTTCCACATGGCTGCGTGGGGCATACCCGCCCTGAAGACCATAGTCATCCTCACTATGCGGAAAGTCGCAGGCGATGAGCTCACCGGACTTTGCTACGTGGGCAGCATGGATGTGGGCGCACTAACAGGCTTCGTCCTCATCCCGCTCTCCTGCTACCTCGTCATCGGTACGTCTTTCATCCTGACCGGCTTCGTGGCGCTCTTCCACATCAGAAAGGTGATGAAGATCGAAGGCACCAACACGGAAAAGCTGGAAAAGTTGATGGTGAAAATCGGCATCTACTCCATCCTCTACACGGTCCCTGCCACCTGCGTCATCATATGCTACTTCTACGAGCGACTCAATATGGACTACTGGAAATTCAGAGGATTGCAGAGCAAGTGCACCACATTCCCAGGCCGTAGGAACGAGGACTGCTCCCTGGAGTCTTCGGTACCCACGGTGGCTGTGTTCATGCTAAAGATCTTCATGTCACTGGTGGTGGGCATCACCAGCGGCGTGTGGGTATGGAGCTCGAAGACATTGCAGACTTGGCAGGGACTGTGTAGCAGAAAGTTGACAGACAGGACTTGCAGGAAACATTGCAGTGGGAGTTGCAGCACCAGTCACTGTCACTACAAAGCGCCTGCCGTCATACTGCACATGTCTAAGACTGATCCCTACTCGGATAGTCCCACGCATGTATGA